One genomic window of Cellulophaga sp. Hel_I_12 includes the following:
- a CDS encoding nuclear transport factor 2 family protein, whose translation MKTKLTFVMIIIFGIVIISCKQKEEKVDVAEVKIDLINDEFPEAKQELLETWGAIVQSLKDGDMDKLIAFHAYSPKFTEFKNGAARNGSEANEEFERNTFGAVTEVVKFDTKDMMVAVYGDVANVTFHSDFHLKFGEDLVVVNDQISLLFVKTDKGWKIVSEHHSPLKIEES comes from the coding sequence ATGAAAACAAAATTGACATTTGTAATGATTATAATTTTCGGAATTGTAATTATAAGTTGCAAACAAAAGGAAGAAAAAGTAGACGTTGCAGAGGTGAAAATAGATTTAATTAATGATGAATTTCCTGAAGCAAAACAAGAATTATTGGAAACCTGGGGCGCCATTGTGCAAAGCCTTAAGGATGGAGACATGGACAAACTAATTGCGTTTCATGCCTACAGTCCAAAGTTTACTGAATTTAAAAATGGAGCAGCACGCAATGGAAGTGAAGCTAATGAAGAATTTGAACGCAATACTTTTGGAGCTGTCACCGAAGTGGTGAAATTCGACACTAAAGATATGATGGTTGCAGTGTATGGTGATGTAGCCAACGTAACCTTTCATTCTGATTTTCATCTTAAATTTGGCGAGGACCTTGTGGTTGTAAACGACCAAATTTCATTGTTATTCGTAAAGACCGATAAAGGATGGAAAATTGTAAGTGAACATCATTCTCCTCTGAAAATAGAAGAAAGCTAA
- a CDS encoding GMC family oxidoreductase, with translation MEIIESSKIYDVIIVGSGAGGGMATKILSEAGLKVAIVEAGPYFDPGAPEQQTQLKWPYESPRRGANTVRHFGEYDSSYGGFTIENEPYTNAEGSDFRWYRSRMLGGRTNHWGRISLRFGPDDFKRKSIDGLGDNWPIGYEDVKPYYNKVDKLIGVFGTNEGLPNDPDGFFLPPPKPRLHELFYIKGARKSNVPVYPSRMSMLTKRINKDRGICFYCGQCSRGCSVHADFSSGTCLIFPAQKSGAQIDLFVNAMVREVITNDEGKATGVSYINKEDRKEYTLKGKIVVLAASACSSARILLNSKSKQHPNGLGNSSDIVGRYLHDSTGSDRAAFIPDLMNRKTYNEDGTGGMHVYSPWWGDNKKLNFARGYHIEMWGGLGMPSYGFGFNHNQYNEFFGLKVGGYGAGIKDEVKKYYGATVGMSGRGESIPQKNNRCTIDATKVDELGIPVLKFDYKWTDNEIQQVRHMHDTFEEIIHNMGGEVLGKKPTKEQNYGIAPPGWIIHEVGTTRMGDDPKTSVVNQHQQLHEVDNVFIVDAGPFVSQADKNPTWTILALSWRTSDYIVEQLKMQNI, from the coding sequence ATGGAAATTATTGAATCATCAAAAATATATGATGTTATTATCGTTGGGTCCGGTGCTGGTGGCGGAATGGCAACTAAAATATTATCAGAAGCAGGACTTAAAGTGGCTATTGTAGAAGCTGGACCTTATTTTGATCCTGGTGCTCCAGAACAACAAACACAATTAAAATGGCCCTACGAATCGCCAAGAAGGGGTGCTAATACGGTGCGTCACTTTGGAGAGTATGACAGTTCCTACGGTGGCTTTACTATAGAAAATGAACCCTATACGAATGCCGAAGGCAGCGATTTTAGATGGTATAGATCACGAATGTTAGGAGGCCGAACCAACCACTGGGGCCGCATTTCACTGCGATTTGGTCCTGATGATTTTAAACGAAAAAGTATAGACGGCTTAGGAGACAATTGGCCTATTGGCTATGAAGATGTAAAACCCTATTACAACAAAGTAGATAAATTAATCGGTGTTTTTGGCACGAATGAGGGCTTACCAAATGATCCCGATGGCTTTTTTTTACCGCCACCAAAACCCAGGTTACACGAATTATTCTACATAAAAGGTGCTCGTAAATCTAATGTTCCCGTTTACCCGTCTAGAATGTCTATGCTTACCAAACGAATCAATAAAGATCGTGGTATTTGTTTCTATTGCGGACAATGTTCTCGAGGCTGTAGCGTGCACGCCGACTTTTCTTCAGGGACATGTTTAATATTTCCTGCCCAAAAAAGTGGGGCGCAGATCGACTTATTCGTGAATGCCATGGTGCGTGAAGTCATTACAAATGATGAAGGGAAAGCTACTGGCGTATCGTACATTAATAAAGAAGACCGAAAAGAATATACCCTAAAAGGTAAAATAGTTGTTTTAGCCGCGTCGGCCTGTAGTTCAGCACGTATTTTATTAAATTCTAAAAGCAAACAACACCCGAACGGTTTAGGAAATAGCAGCGATATTGTAGGTCGCTATTTACATGATTCTACAGGAAGTGACAGAGCTGCTTTTATCCCTGATTTAATGAATAGAAAAACCTATAACGAAGATGGTACTGGTGGTATGCACGTGTATTCTCCTTGGTGGGGAGACAACAAAAAATTAAACTTTGCCCGTGGTTATCATATTGAAATGTGGGGCGGACTAGGCATGCCAAGCTATGGTTTTGGCTTTAACCACAACCAGTATAACGAGTTTTTTGGTCTTAAAGTTGGGGGGTATGGCGCAGGTATTAAAGATGAGGTAAAAAAATATTACGGCGCTACCGTTGGTATGTCGGGCCGTGGAGAATCTATTCCTCAAAAAAATAACCGGTGTACTATAGATGCTACAAAAGTTGATGAACTTGGTATTCCTGTCTTGAAATTTGATTATAAATGGACCGATAATGAAATTCAACAAGTACGCCACATGCACGATACTTTTGAAGAAATTATTCATAATATGGGTGGGGAAGTACTCGGTAAAAAACCCACTAAAGAACAAAATTACGGAATAGCACCTCCAGGATGGATTATCCATGAAGTAGGAACTACAAGAATGGGAGATGACCCTAAAACTTCAGTAGTCAACCAACACCAACAATTACACGAGGTTGATAATGTTTTTATTGTCGATGCAGGCCCTTTTGTCTCACAAGCCGACAAAAACCCTACTTGGACCATTTTAGCACTCTCTTGGAGAACTTCTGATTACATTGTTGAACAGTTAAAAATGCAAAATATTTAA
- a CDS encoding acylase: MKIKLLFTLSVVSFLIASCAQPEKIQTKIAWDTWGVPHITATTTEELFFAQGWAQMHNHANLILELYGSSRGKGAEYWGEEKVENDRLIHTLGFDELADDWEKKQDPEIKTIYTAFINGMNAYVAAYPDAVDEKNKVVLPLTTKDMNMHSMYVIFTRFIGGNDLGRVQEWPDMGSNTYAIAPKRSASGKAMLVQNPHLPWWKEFLFFESHLNLNGKNMYGSTLVGFPGIAIGFNENLGWSHTDNTIDNADTYELELKDGGYVLDGERKEFEASSKIIKIKQDDGTTIDQEIALMKTVHGPVVNTSENKVLALRMVGLDRPNMFLQWWRMINSSTFDEFEDALKMAQIPFWNVMYADKQGEIFYVFNGLVPKRTTDAWDYWDRVIPGGKSEDIWTEVHDYADLPKVKNPVGGWLQNANDPPWTSTIPMTLNPKDYPGYMAPQYMPFRPQRSARMLMEDESITFDELVEYKLSTRLEFADRILDDLFAAVDNSDSEKAKEAKKVLENWDRAANANSKGMLLFYSWASKFNASRSANYTEQWSIDSPNTTPDGIADPDRAVGLLEQAAIEIETKFGRLDTEWGDYFRINYNGINLPANGIDGSMGVFRVAWPGGANDTNMFVGGGDSWVGVIEFGDKVRAKVLLSYGNATQKDSPHNGDQLELFSKKELRDAWFTKAEVESNTARIEVKTENGFREQK, from the coding sequence ATGAAAATCAAACTTCTTTTTACGCTTAGTGTAGTTTCTTTTTTAATCGCCTCATGTGCTCAACCTGAAAAAATACAAACTAAAATTGCATGGGATACTTGGGGTGTTCCGCATATCACGGCAACTACCACCGAAGAATTGTTTTTTGCCCAAGGATGGGCTCAAATGCATAATCATGCTAACCTTATTTTAGAACTATATGGCAGCTCTAGAGGAAAGGGTGCCGAATATTGGGGTGAGGAGAAAGTCGAAAATGATAGGCTTATTCATACCCTTGGTTTTGACGAATTGGCCGATGATTGGGAAAAAAAACAAGACCCCGAAATCAAAACCATCTATACTGCTTTTATAAATGGAATGAATGCTTATGTAGCTGCTTATCCGGATGCCGTGGATGAAAAAAATAAAGTTGTGCTGCCATTAACCACAAAGGACATGAACATGCACAGTATGTATGTTATTTTCACTCGTTTCATTGGTGGAAATGATCTGGGGCGTGTACAAGAATGGCCTGATATGGGTTCAAATACCTATGCTATTGCACCAAAGCGTTCGGCTTCAGGTAAGGCCATGTTGGTTCAAAATCCGCATTTACCTTGGTGGAAAGAATTTTTATTCTTTGAGTCACATTTAAATTTAAATGGGAAAAACATGTACGGTTCAACACTCGTAGGCTTCCCTGGTATTGCAATTGGTTTTAATGAAAACCTTGGTTGGAGTCATACCGATAATACCATTGACAATGCCGATACCTACGAACTAGAACTGAAAGACGGGGGATATGTATTAGATGGTGAACGAAAAGAATTTGAGGCCTCATCAAAAATTATCAAAATAAAACAAGACGATGGCACCACGATAGACCAAGAAATCGCCCTGATGAAAACGGTTCATGGTCCTGTGGTAAATACATCGGAAAATAAGGTTTTGGCATTACGTATGGTCGGCTTGGATAGGCCAAATATGTTTTTACAATGGTGGCGTATGATTAATAGTTCCACTTTTGATGAATTTGAGGATGCTCTGAAAATGGCTCAAATACCTTTTTGGAATGTGATGTATGCCGATAAGCAAGGTGAAATTTTCTATGTATTCAATGGCCTAGTTCCTAAACGAACTACGGATGCCTGGGATTATTGGGACCGCGTTATTCCTGGTGGAAAATCGGAGGATATCTGGACAGAAGTTCATGATTATGCCGACCTGCCCAAAGTAAAAAATCCTGTCGGAGGTTGGCTTCAAAATGCCAATGATCCCCCATGGACTAGTACGATACCAATGACCCTAAATCCTAAAGATTATCCTGGCTATATGGCTCCTCAATACATGCCTTTTAGACCACAGCGCTCAGCGAGAATGCTTATGGAGGATGAATCAATAACTTTTGACGAACTAGTAGAATACAAACTTTCAACCCGACTAGAATTTGCAGATAGAATTTTAGATGATTTATTTGCTGCCGTTGATAATTCTGATTCCGAAAAAGCAAAAGAAGCAAAAAAAGTACTGGAAAATTGGGATAGAGCAGCTAATGCTAACAGTAAAGGCATGCTTTTATTTTACAGTTGGGCAAGCAAATTTAATGCAAGTAGGAGCGCTAATTATACCGAACAATGGAGTATAGACTCTCCAAACACAACGCCAGATGGTATTGCAGACCCAGATAGAGCGGTTGGATTATTGGAACAGGCCGCCATCGAAATCGAAACCAAATTTGGACGTTTAGACACCGAATGGGGAGATTATTTTCGAATAAACTATAATGGCATAAATCTACCAGCAAATGGGATAGATGGTTCAATGGGCGTTTTTCGAGTGGCCTGGCCTGGTGGAGCTAATGATACTAATATGTTTGTAGGTGGCGGAGATTCATGGGTCGGTGTCATTGAGTTCGGTGATAAAGTGCGAGCAAAAGTCTTACTATCTTATGGTAATGCAACTCAAAAAGACTCCCCGCATAATGGTGACCAGTTAGAATTGTTTTCTAAGAAAGAATTGCGTGATGCTTGGTTTACAAAAGCTGAAGTTGAATCAAATACTGCCCGGATTGAGGTAAAAACTGAGAATGGATTTCGTGAACAAAAATAA
- a CDS encoding c-type cytochrome, protein MFSILKHLNEIAEKSFTSALLKIIALLLIIISASCADKEPQAIKKEYSLLGIGHGLHGSMLMVNDLTRARDFYADTLGFKMAKADSFKKGFFDGTLVTSINFPDASKLDFLSVEDSLIMDAPPTFIRSFLANHEGIQQYYLSSSSVDTTALWLNEQGFEMDSIRAYRTSIEPVKGWTRDDGGLQERSLDFRNTQGTYLPQFIEDATNDYERMHKDWKTYYAYYRSFSNHPNGVVGINSVRVAVKDLDMARKDIEKMGLKASNANASKNTAHFKIKEHQELVLNTPESSTDDMSKFIAERGSGVYALRFDVKNIDSTFQYLNQRLPAEALIRDTILHTITVPRQFAYGVQIEFVNEPKEQALLAEQYKIGAKLDSTASSNAAGMYQKYCALCHGKNREGYAADNAPSLRSHSLMATSLTNNFQRYTVQYGRAGTAMGGYLNTQGGPLEYIEIELLLQWLYEQSGVEKPIELSREPVTGDVAVGAELYANTCSVCHGADGEGVSAPALGNSMLLATATDEFLKYAIKMGRDGTPMIAYKDSLTEDEINGLTAFLRTRASGWNIPSTDTISVPKPDQYILNPRNKAPKFNLRKGLYVPAKEVYQALQDSARMIILDARSEVAWRQTHIPGSVPVPYYAEPEAFVGDLPNDDTWIVAYCACPHAASGRVISTLRRLGYKNTAIIDEGILVWGQLGYPVNYGQ, encoded by the coding sequence ATGTTCTCGATACTCAAACACTTGAATGAAATCGCTGAAAAAAGCTTTACCTCAGCCTTATTAAAGATCATAGCACTACTGCTTATTATTATTTCTGCATCTTGCGCAGATAAGGAACCTCAGGCTATAAAAAAAGAGTATTCGCTTTTGGGTATAGGGCATGGACTTCATGGGTCAATGCTTATGGTTAACGATTTAACTCGCGCACGAGATTTTTATGCGGATACCCTTGGCTTTAAAATGGCTAAAGCTGATTCGTTTAAAAAAGGTTTTTTTGATGGAACTTTAGTGACTAGCATCAACTTTCCAGATGCTTCAAAACTAGATTTTCTTTCTGTTGAAGATTCTTTAATTATGGATGCCCCACCAACTTTTATTAGGTCATTCTTGGCGAATCATGAAGGTATACAACAGTATTACCTTTCCAGTTCTTCTGTAGACACGACCGCTTTGTGGTTGAATGAGCAAGGATTTGAGATGGATTCTATTCGAGCATACCGTACGTCAATCGAGCCAGTTAAAGGGTGGACAAGAGATGATGGTGGATTACAAGAACGCAGTTTAGATTTTCGAAATACACAGGGTACCTACCTACCCCAGTTTATTGAAGATGCTACTAATGATTATGAAAGAATGCATAAAGACTGGAAGACTTATTATGCCTATTACAGAAGTTTTTCGAACCATCCAAATGGCGTTGTAGGTATCAATTCTGTTCGGGTAGCCGTTAAGGATCTCGATATGGCCCGTAAGGATATTGAAAAAATGGGGCTTAAGGCTTCAAACGCTAATGCATCTAAAAATACAGCGCACTTTAAAATAAAAGAACATCAAGAGTTGGTGCTCAATACCCCCGAATCCAGTACTGATGATATGTCAAAGTTTATTGCGGAACGTGGATCTGGAGTATATGCCCTACGTTTTGATGTAAAAAATATTGATTCTACTTTTCAGTATCTAAATCAACGTTTACCAGCAGAGGCCCTTATACGCGATACCATATTACATACCATCACCGTACCACGCCAATTTGCTTATGGGGTTCAAATAGAGTTTGTAAATGAGCCCAAGGAACAGGCTCTCTTGGCAGAACAATATAAAATAGGAGCTAAACTAGATAGTACAGCTAGCAGTAATGCTGCGGGAATGTACCAAAAATATTGCGCTTTATGCCATGGTAAAAATAGAGAAGGCTACGCCGCAGATAATGCTCCATCCTTGCGCTCTCATTCATTAATGGCAACTTCCTTGACCAATAATTTTCAAAGATATACGGTGCAATACGGTAGAGCGGGAACGGCTATGGGGGGCTATTTAAACACACAAGGTGGCCCCTTAGAATACATTGAAATTGAACTGTTATTGCAATGGCTCTATGAACAAAGTGGCGTAGAAAAACCTATTGAACTCTCAAGAGAACCTGTAACCGGAGATGTCGCTGTAGGCGCCGAGCTCTATGCAAATACCTGTTCAGTATGTCATGGGGCAGATGGCGAAGGTGTCTCAGCACCTGCCCTTGGCAATTCTATGCTTTTAGCTACAGCAACAGATGAATTCTTAAAATATGCCATTAAAATGGGGAGAGATGGCACACCAATGATCGCCTACAAAGACTCCTTAACTGAGGATGAAATTAACGGTTTAACAGCCTTTTTAAGGACTCGTGCCTCCGGCTGGAATATACCAAGTACGGATACCATCAGTGTACCGAAACCTGATCAGTATATCTTGAACCCTAGGAACAAAGCACCAAAATTTAATCTACGAAAAGGACTTTATGTTCCTGCGAAAGAAGTTTATCAGGCGCTACAAGACAGTGCTCGCATGATTATTTTAGATGCACGATCAGAAGTGGCTTGGCGACAAACCCACATTCCAGGATCGGTACCTGTACCCTATTACGCAGAGCCAGAAGCATTTGTAGGCGACCTGCCTAATGATGATACTTGGATTGTAGCTTATTGCGCCTGTCCGCACGCCGCTTCAGGCCGTGTAATAAGTACCTTGAGAAGATTGGGTTATAAAAACACAGCCATCATAGATGAAGGTATTTTGGTTTGGGGACAATTAGGCTATCCGGTTAATTATGGGCAGTAA
- a CDS encoding serine hydrolase translates to MTKARSKRILQIILFVGTISSLYFVPWPILKAWLTPLPKTVQEQVDKATTYGFDGIIVYVDQKGNTPEFFTSGYKNRENKVPADPKSLFKIASVSKLYTALAITKLAHNEQLSLDKTLADYFPELVGRIENTDKITVRMMVQHRSGIPNYTDTKNYWVHPKQNDQERLELVLDVPANFEPNEDFEYSNTNYLLLSELIERVSGVTRFEYIKEYILEPLHLNNTYGSILDVNADDVMSGYYVGYENDLKMDDNGLMLATAEDLGKFIRALNNGSAFTNKQEQEIYSSLYEFEHTGLIPGYQTIAKYHKDIDAVVIQFTNTVDFDGYNWSLSEIMYNRIVKIVRKKN, encoded by the coding sequence ATGACTAAAGCAAGATCTAAAAGAATACTACAAATTATATTATTCGTTGGAACAATAAGCTCATTATACTTTGTTCCTTGGCCTATTCTAAAAGCGTGGTTAACACCATTACCTAAAACAGTTCAGGAACAAGTAGATAAAGCGACTACCTACGGTTTTGATGGAATTATTGTGTACGTAGATCAAAAAGGCAATACACCAGAATTTTTTACTTCAGGCTACAAAAACAGAGAAAATAAAGTTCCTGCCGACCCAAAATCATTGTTTAAAATTGCTAGTGTTAGCAAACTATACACAGCACTAGCAATAACAAAATTAGCACATAATGAACAATTATCCTTAGACAAAACACTTGCTGATTACTTTCCTGAACTAGTGGGTCGAATAGAAAATACGGATAAAATTACCGTGCGAATGATGGTTCAACACCGAAGTGGAATTCCGAATTATACGGATACCAAAAATTATTGGGTACATCCGAAACAAAACGACCAAGAACGCCTAGAATTGGTGCTTGATGTACCCGCCAATTTTGAACCTAACGAAGATTTTGAATATAGCAATACAAATTACTTATTACTCTCTGAACTCATAGAAAGGGTGTCCGGAGTAACAAGGTTTGAGTACATCAAAGAATATATTTTAGAACCCCTACATCTCAATAACACCTATGGTTCCATTCTAGATGTCAATGCAGATGATGTCATGAGTGGCTATTATGTAGGTTATGAAAATGACTTAAAGATGGACGATAATGGCCTGATGTTAGCAACAGCAGAAGATTTAGGTAAATTTATTCGAGCACTGAATAATGGTTCTGCCTTTACAAATAAACAAGAACAGGAAATCTATAGCTCCTTATACGAGTTTGAACATACAGGTCTGATTCCTGGCTATCAAACCATTGCTAAATACCACAAGGACATAGATGCAGTGGTTATTCAATTTACAAATACGGTCGACTTCGATGGCTACAATTGGAGTCTGTCAGAAATAATGTATAATAGAATAGTAAAAATAGTGAGAAAGAAAAACTAG
- a CDS encoding DUF2254 domain-containing protein: MYYNRLREQLWFRPLLFCLFSVAGALVAHQADGIGINDLVPNIDTESIEGLLDTISASMLVISIFAVASMLSAFSSASGTATPRSFKIVVTDDVSQNALSIFIGAFIFSIVATIALDNGYYEKAGRFILFLLTLLLFAVVILTFLRWVDRISRLGRLEHTIHQVETVASRCLSTYIKHPYLKAHPIKNKFNNGEAIFADSIGYVQHINLESLQILAQEKGFRIQLNCLPGKFVHKNFAIAHISTDHNLDINQIQKSINNAILVGQTRLFDEDPRFGLISLTEIASRALSPGINDPGTAIQIIGSHERLFFLWQEAMENSNDETVAYDRVEVPKISIQDFFDDAFRPIAREGADNIEVMLRLQKALTSIETLTNPELKEAAIQHSIKAYNRAATEIKFKDDLAILRAHCLFNKNQ; encoded by the coding sequence ATTTATTATAATAGACTTCGCGAGCAGCTATGGTTTAGACCCCTACTATTTTGTTTGTTTTCAGTTGCTGGAGCTTTAGTCGCTCATCAAGCCGATGGAATTGGAATTAATGACCTTGTTCCCAATATTGATACTGAATCAATTGAAGGCCTTTTAGATACTATTTCAGCGAGCATGTTGGTCATATCCATATTTGCTGTTGCATCAATGCTTTCCGCATTCTCGTCAGCAAGTGGTACCGCAACCCCAAGATCTTTCAAAATTGTAGTCACAGATGATGTATCGCAGAATGCACTGTCGATTTTTATCGGCGCATTCATATTTAGTATCGTTGCTACAATAGCACTTGATAATGGATATTATGAAAAAGCAGGTAGATTTATTCTGTTTTTGCTCACATTATTATTATTTGCAGTTGTTATACTTACCTTTTTAAGATGGGTAGATAGAATTTCAAGATTAGGACGTTTAGAGCACACCATACATCAAGTAGAAACAGTTGCATCGAGATGTTTATCCACATATATAAAACATCCTTATCTAAAAGCTCACCCAATAAAAAATAAGTTCAATAATGGAGAAGCAATCTTCGCAGATTCTATTGGATACGTTCAACATATCAATTTGGAGTCCTTACAAATACTGGCTCAAGAAAAAGGGTTTAGAATTCAACTAAATTGTCTTCCGGGTAAGTTTGTCCATAAAAATTTTGCTATTGCACACATTAGTACAGACCATAATTTGGATATTAATCAGATTCAAAAAAGCATAAACAATGCTATTCTTGTAGGTCAAACAAGATTATTTGATGAAGATCCCAGATTTGGATTGATATCATTGACTGAAATTGCAAGTAGAGCCTTATCCCCTGGCATTAATGACCCTGGAACGGCAATCCAAATTATTGGTAGCCATGAAAGATTGTTTTTTTTATGGCAGGAAGCAATGGAAAATAGCAATGATGAAACGGTAGCCTATGATCGTGTAGAAGTACCTAAAATCTCAATTCAAGATTTCTTTGATGATGCTTTCAGACCAATTGCTAGAGAAGGTGCCGATAATATTGAGGTGATGCTGAGATTACAGAAAGCATTGACATCCATAGAGACCCTTACTAATCCAGAATTAAAAGAAGCTGCCATACAACATTCCATAAAGGCTTACAATAGAGCTGCAACAGAAATAAAATTTAAAGACGATCTCGCTATTTTAAGAGCACATTGTTTATTTAATAAAAATCAATAA
- a CDS encoding SOS response-associated peptidase, with protein MCYGTRVTQKAKELETFYKVEAIYGSLEQDTELIYAYANGFAHPTMWIIPQQKSKHMIPVMWGLIPSYELGANAKAYYQKTSPYGSGLNARSEKLFESNNYKNSVFTKRCIIPVDGFYEPHTAKKNGKDFKVPFYFHRKNENPIHLAGIYAITKDKMITFSILTKEATPLFAKIHNKKNRRPVILQDDHIDVWLNDSLKENDILNVIHDDLPDTSLHAYPISKALYKRNTEVDPVAVIQPFHYDEVMIEY; from the coding sequence ATGTGTTACGGAACTAGAGTCACCCAAAAAGCAAAGGAATTAGAGACTTTTTATAAGGTTGAAGCTATTTATGGAAGTTTAGAACAAGACACTGAATTAATCTATGCTTACGCTAATGGTTTTGCGCACCCTACGATGTGGATTATTCCACAACAAAAAAGCAAACACATGATACCCGTTATGTGGGGATTGATCCCCTCTTACGAATTGGGTGCTAATGCTAAGGCATATTATCAAAAGACTAGCCCTTATGGGTCCGGATTAAATGCACGTTCAGAAAAATTATTTGAATCGAACAACTATAAAAATAGTGTATTCACCAAACGTTGTATTATTCCTGTAGATGGTTTTTACGAACCACATACCGCTAAGAAAAATGGAAAAGATTTTAAAGTGCCTTTTTACTTTCATCGTAAAAACGAAAACCCTATTCACTTAGCGGGTATTTATGCCATCACCAAAGATAAAATGATCACGTTTAGCATTCTTACCAAAGAAGCCACTCCCCTGTTTGCAAAGATTCACAATAAAAAAAATAGGCGTCCTGTTATTTTACAAGATGACCATATTGATGTTTGGTTGAATGATTCCTTAAAAGAAAATGACATTTTAAATGTAATTCATGATGACTTGCCTGATACCTCCTTACATGCGTATCCTATAAGTAAAGCGCTGTATAAGAGAAATACTGAAGTGGATCCTGTTGCTGTTATTCAGCCTTTTCATTATGATGAAGTGATGATTGAGTATTAA
- a CDS encoding nitrate/nitrite transporter, with amino-acid sequence MKKIPLYFLLLLILAGESVFILPFVLSRVFRPTVLEVFGLDNIQLGLCFSIYGIVALLSYIFGGPLADKFAPRKLIAVALWMTALGGLVYATFPSYLVLKILYGYWGFTTIFLFWAPMIKATRVWGGSTSQGKAFGFLDGGRGLVGALFGTMGVFIFSFFITSEVAELSIYESRAAFKQVILVSSLIVVLVGILVWFFLKLDHEIEKEIILEKITKTQITAVLRLPSIWLLMIIILCAYVGYKITDVFSLYARDVMLFDQVQSAQVGTFLLFIRPVIGILIGILADRSQTTLWLVIGFIVSFFGALLFALGLISDASTALFFISILIVATGVYAARSLYFAVMERGQIPLVLTGTAVGLISIVGYTPDIFAGPAMGYLLENSPGIQGHQHVFWMLAIFSFIGSIAAWYYYRLYGKKSLN; translated from the coding sequence ATGAAAAAAATCCCTTTGTACTTTCTTTTGCTACTTATTTTAGCAGGAGAGTCCGTATTTATTCTTCCATTTGTTCTTTCACGAGTCTTTAGACCTACGGTACTTGAAGTATTTGGTCTTGACAACATTCAACTAGGTTTGTGTTTTTCAATATACGGTATTGTTGCCTTGTTATCGTATATCTTCGGTGGCCCCTTAGCAGACAAGTTTGCTCCAAGAAAATTGATTGCCGTTGCGCTATGGATGACTGCTCTAGGAGGATTGGTATATGCTACATTTCCTAGTTATTTAGTATTAAAAATACTTTATGGCTATTGGGGATTTACCACTATTTTTTTATTCTGGGCACCAATGATTAAGGCTACTCGTGTTTGGGGTGGATCTACGTCACAAGGCAAAGCGTTTGGCTTTTTGGATGGTGGGCGCGGGTTGGTAGGCGCATTATTCGGAACTATGGGTGTATTCATTTTTTCATTCTTTATTACTTCAGAAGTTGCTGAGCTAAGCATCTACGAAAGTAGAGCCGCGTTTAAGCAGGTTATCCTAGTGTCCTCATTGATAGTTGTTCTGGTTGGAATATTGGTATGGTTCTTTTTAAAACTAGATCATGAAATAGAAAAAGAGATTATCCTGGAAAAAATAACAAAAACACAAATTACAGCAGTATTACGATTACCTTCTATATGGCTCTTGATGATCATTATTTTATGTGCATATGTTGGCTACAAAATCACAGATGTGTTTTCCTTGTATGCTCGAGATGTGATGCTTTTTGACCAAGTGCAATCTGCTCAGGTAGGCACTTTTTTGCTATTTATCCGTCCTGTCATCGGAATATTAATCGGAATATTGGCAGATCGCTCACAAACCACCTTATGGTTGGTTATTGGTTTTATTGTTTCCTTCTTTGGAGCATTATTGTTCGCATTAGGTTTGATTTCAGATGCTTCAACGGCTTTGTTTTTTATATCGATATTAATCGTGGCGACTGGAGTATATGCCGCTCGTTCTTTATACTTCGCAGTCATGGAGCGAGGGCAAATTCCTTTGGTTCTTACAGGAACTGCAGTTGGTCTTATATCTATTGTCGGTTATACACCAGATATATTTGCAGGGCCAGCGATGGGCTATCTCTTAGAAAATTCACCAGGTATACAAGGGCATCAACATGTTTTTTGGATGTTGGCCATCTTTTCTTTTATAGGTAGTATAGCAGCATGGTATTATTACCGATTGTATGGAAAGAAGTCGCTGAATTAA